From Calliphora vicina chromosome 3, idCalVici1.1, whole genome shotgun sequence:
taaaaagaaacttaaaaaatttacaaaatcccGCAGTTTGAAGTCATACTCAAATATATGATTCAAACATCAATATACATATACGCTTTATTCCCAGTtcggttgctgtttaaaatcgagaaaatcggcccacaattgGCTGAGCTTTAAGCAAAAAAACAACGGCTACCAggattttttacttattttgtatctacagtgccgaacttaagtattggcacaggagctcattgtactttaaggtcgatttaaaggccatatttttgacatttttaataaaaaaatatatttatcagatagattgatgaatttcctacaaaataccaccaactttatttcaacaattttgcaatattatttactaataataaaaagacgAAAAATTCCCCAATTCCGTCGAACAAAACTATTGGCACACTTAAccagattcttcaaattttatcaATCTATCCACTTTTTGTTCATAGAAAATGCCATTTTatcttcttttatttaacagttttcgtttataaaactgttaatgtcaatttgtaaaaaatttgcacaataattatcaattttgctgaaaatagctaacaaaaaaaaggaaacaatagaatctgagcgcaaaatcatttttcacttgcacaatcaaggaaaatcgtatGCTGAGATTGTGGAGATTATGGAAAGGAGCCGTTTTACAATTCGGAGTATCGTGCAACGTTTTAAGGGAGCATCAACAATTGAAAGTGCTAAACATACAAGTCGTATAGATCCTTAAGTGAGCGTAAATGCAGCCATATAATCAAAAAGGTCAAgttatgttcaaaaatatctttaGCAAAGGTTGCTGCAGAGATTAAAGAAGAGTTTGGAAAGAAGTTCACACAGCAATAGCCAGAAGAGTGCTCCAGAAGACAAACTATAGTTGTCGTATTGCTAGACataaaccatttatttcatcTGTGAACCAAAAGAAGCGTTTAGAATATGCCGTTTAGGAATTTACGTAAGCCACATGATTTTTAGCACCAAGTGCTACTCTCTGATGAaagcaaaattaataattttcgctCTGATGGCCGTCACACGGTATGGAGAAAACCCAATAAAGAGCTGGAAAAACAAAAGATTGCTTCAACAGTAAAACATGGTGCTGGAGAGGTAACTGTGTGGGGTTGTATGTCCGCTGCAGTGGTTGGAGAGCTGGTGTTCATTGACGAAATAATGGACAaagtgaaatatatggaaacacCTCAGAAAAAGTGCagaaatgttaattttaccatttttttcacttttcaaaATGACAATGACCCCAAAAATTCGGCCTATACTGGACATATGTGgctttcatacaatatttcgcATGACCTACCACACCCTCCACAATCTCCGGATCTCAACCCAATGGAGCATCTGTGGGAAGAGCTAGATAAGCGAGTGAAAAAGGAATTAGTTGAAGAATGTCAAAGTATTGGGTCAGATATCACAAACAAGTTGGTGGATTCATGCCTAAGCTACTCGAGGCAGTTATAAAGCAAAAATCACTTGCAACTATATACTAAATTTTGCAATGTTGCTTcctaaatcaaatttttttttagcttttaatgaagtgtgccaataattttgttcattgaaatgaagtattttttatgttgttttgttattaataaatagtggtatttaattgttgaaatgaatttggttatattttataggaaattcaacagTCTATccggtaaatatatttttttattaaaaatctctacAATACTGCCTCTAAATAAaccttaaagtacaatgagcatcctgtgccaatacttaagttcggcactgtaTATCTCGATATAGATAGtatggatatctgatgatagATAGACCTTTCCAACTACGtatgtatataacgccatagtaattgAGATCCACATTAACGGTCGGTACGTAACGGTTGtaagtgatatcaaaaaagttattttgtgactttaaagataaaaattcatctaaaacagttattatttaacgtaaaaataaaagttcgcatgtaacaataaagagttttaaatagccgtcataagaaaaaactcatttgaggagttttagaccgcagatatcttcgggatccaaatcttcaataattctgttagacatgctttcgagaagtttcctatttaaaatcagcaaaatcggtccacaaatggctgagatatgagaaaaaaatcaggacaacctcgatttttgaactagacaatatggatatctaatgatagatatttcaaagacgacgtatataagaccatagtaagttggaactacaatgggttaaaatcggaaaaaatattttttaacacgaattttttttttcaccaaaaaaacaaaaaaaaaattttttttttcaaaatttaaaaaaaaaaattttaatttaaattaacaatcgaaaaaaaaatatccaaaaaattaaaaaagcgactttggaaaaattatgtttacctaaaaatttttaaaatttgtatttttaagtataatttggtgaagggtatataagatagatctcttactcttgttttttttcttcttaaacaaataaattactacaaacattatatcagatagactcagtaaagaaaaatactgcaaaaagtagaaaataaacgaaaagagttttattttctgacggggaaaaataaaactcctcaaatgacgtTTATGttatgatggaaaaaataaaactcctcaaatgagttgttcttctgacggaaaaaataaaactcctcaagtttttttatgacggctatttaaaactctttatttaatagtttcatATAGACTCAATAAACAAAGAtaatgaaaaaagtagaaaataaacgaaaagagttttattttctgacatggaaaaaaactcctcaaatgacttttattttatgacggaaaaaataaaactcctcaaatgagtttttttatgacgcctatttaaaactctttatttaatagtttcagatagactcaataaataaagatactgaaaaaaagtagaaaataaacgaaaagagttttattttctaacggggaaaaaaaaactcctaaaattacttttattttatgatggaaaaaataaaactgctcAAATGAGTTGTTCTTCTggtgggaaaaataaaactcctcaaatgagtttttttatgacggctatttgaatttctttatttaatagtttcagatagactcaataaagaaagatactgaaaaaagtagaaaataaacgaaaagagttttattttctgacggaaaaaataaaactcctcaaatgagtttttttatgacgcctatttaaaactctttatttaatagtttcagatagactcaataaagaaagatactgaaaaaagtagaaaataaacgaaaagagttttattttctgacggaaaaaataaaactcctcaaatgagtttttttatgacgcctatttaaaactctttatttaatagtttcagatagactcaataaagaaagatactgaaaaaagtagaaaataaacgaaaagagttttattttctgacgggaaaaataaaactcctcaactGATGTTTATGTTgtgatggaaaaaataaaactcttcaaatgacttttattttatgacggaaaaaataaaactcctcaaatgagtttttttatgacggctatttaaaactctttattTGATAGTttcagatagactcaataaagaaagatacttaaaaaagtagaaaataaacgaaaataaattttttgacggaaaaaataaaactcctcaaatgagttttttttaaaccggctatttaaaactctttttttaatagtttcatgcgaacttttatttttacgttgaaaaataactgttaactgtggagttgaggtattttgtttaatatcatCATAGAATtcgaatctattggtatataacagtaGTAGCTCTCCGTTGACTCTAATATTGAgagttttgatttaaaattttctgaatatccGGTTTTTACGGTCCCTAGAAATGTAGAGTGTTTGATTTTGTGAATTAtttcagtaaaatatttatttgactttataaatttagtgtttgaatacgaaattttatttttttctgtgagACAACATATTTAGACAAgaaaacttttgtaaaatatacAGCTGGCTACCCTTGACCAGCGACTTATTTAAAGCGCAATCTATTCATTGATGTTACAATATCTTTGGAGACTTAACTCATTCTAAATCAAATTCTATTTACCAGacctaaataaaaacaaaccttTCTTAActaattctttttataaatttcagttttaactgttttaattttttaacaaccgtTATAAATATCGGTTATTTGAATAACTCTCAaccatttaaatcaaaattcaaactgaatgtcgtgtaaaaaaaaaaaacttaaaattccgCAATGAAATTAAATCTGGAAAAGATTTACATGACAATAAAACGTAACGTGTGTGTTTAAACCAGTATGCAAAAGAAAGAGTGTGACTCTTTAAATATTGATGAATACAAATCTTAAAGTGAATGAATACATTAAGACGACTACAGACAGACTGAATTGTGTTggatgtttataattttttttggagggcTAAGAcatgttaaagaaatttattaacaaactaGTTTTAATCGAACATTTACCAGCAAAACACggaatttttataacaaaacgaacgaaaaaataaatattttgttaaaaaaaaattaaaaaaaaaataaaacaaaattattttaaaaacaaatcttaattattattaaatcatGTGTTCAAATCCCAATACCCGTCTCTTGATGAGACTTGTCATAGACGTTCTTCTACTGACCAGTGTCTATTGTGTGGCTTTGGTGATTTTACCTCAAATAATGAAAACCCAGCAGCGTGGTTTCTTTTGCGGCGATGAAACTCTTTTGTATCCCTATAAATCCGAGACACTGCTTAAACGCCTACATATTACCATTTTGGTGATTGCTATACCTGCTGCCTTAATATTGTGCATAGAAATGCTGCGTGTGGCATTTCCGGCCAATAAAACCACCTCTACTGCCACCAGTCTCGTGCCAAAATCTCCTCAACAATATGTGTTTGTGGGAGTACGTGTGCCTACCTTTGTCAGTGAGTGTTACAATACCATGGGTGTCTACCTGTTCGGCCTGGCTTTGGTGTTAATAGTTACCACCGTAACTAAAGGATTTACTGGCCGTTTAGCTCCCTACTTTTATGAAGTGTGCCAGCctataataaattcaaatgaaactgcGTGCACGGCCAATGAACATTTTGGCAGCTATATTGAGAACTATACCTGTGGCTCTTTGACCTCTAGCACTCATTTGCTTACCGTTATGCGCCAATCATTTCCCAGTGCTCATGCATCCACCACGGCCTATGCCATGCtatttttgacaatttatttCCAGGCTCGTTTACAAACCGGCTGGCTGCAACTATGGCGCACTCTTTTACAGATTACTTGCATGATGGTTTCTTTGCTGGTATCATTTGAACGTTTGATATCATATCGTCATCATTGGACAGATGTTTTGGCTGGTTTGATAATCGGTTACTCGATGGCTGCATTTATGACCCATTTGGTGTCGCAGTTCTTTAAAAAAGTGCCCGTTAAGGTGAGACGCATACGTGAAGATGCCTCGAATATTTATGGTTATTATACTGTAATGCCCAGACCGAGATATTATTAAGTGTGTTAAGTTAATTATTAGAATGTTAAGAGTATTTATAGTTTCTAGTTTTATAGaagtaaataaagaaaatttaaaaaaaactttatttgtattattaaaaaacaagtaaaagagctatattcgcctgtgctaaatcttgtatacccttcaccaaacatcaaaataaaaattttaaatatttttaggtaaacaaaagttttttttttccagttgttttttttaattttttggaatttttttttctaattgctaatttaatttttttttcaaattgaaaatttcttttaattttttaactttacatttttttttaaattttaaaaaaaatgttttagaaaaaaaaaattcgggttaaaaaatattttttcggttttttgacccatgtaggtccaacttactatggtcctaTGTACGCCGTTGtaatggtctttgaaatatctatcattagatatccatattgtctatattaatgtcttagtattccagatatatcgaacccttagcgccaaattatcgtaagcgacattttctaattttttttttattgcaaaaattaaaattttgtggaccgactgatgttttagcattctcagaatatcaaaattgttaataacttcaaaattatagtgggtaagattttatcgtaagacaatgtttatattttacagaaaacggattttatcgtaagcgacacatagtggtatcgaaaaaaaagagggaaataaatctgtaacttccaaatagttagattggtttgaatgaaatttcacatgcgcaaagaaaaagtgttgttgagtttaagttttatacCTTGAACTCATGGGCCCACCGGGGGcacgaccaagggtcctcaaagtaggacacctcgggtatgttaagttttaaaacgatccaatttattcgtttgtgttccgatttcataTAATCTAATCATCGAGAACTATAAAAAACCTTACCCTAGCTGTCAAATATATCTTATAGCTCAGGaggtattcgcatttgaaaattaaattttcaaaatttttacccaccgcACTCCAGTGggtattttccgattttctccaattttcgtTTGTAACAACAcatttatgtgtcaaatagaaaaagaattgtttaaaaataatgattaagtccaaagttatatgcattcgaatttaaacaattttaaaaagacgatttttctctaattttctgggaaaaaaaagtactgtttttctttttaagttatcacaaaatatttctaagaggatgtataaggaatttatactttctgaaagcctagttttcataaaatattttaaatgaaaaaaaatattaaaaatttttgttaccgaagggtaattttatgtaaaattaaactttagggcaaaaattctcaaatcgcatattcgatatcaaaatatagtaaccgattttggatggcccaatatgcttttaattattttgtaaagggttccgataactccgaccctggtatgcatattatagccaaaaaactaaaactttccatttttggattttttcaacactttttgggaaattgcgggattgctgataattaatttaaaaattcgttttaatttttccattttaaatagaaaaatctacatatttgtgaaatttcattaaaaactattcataaataaaaatttaatttcaattcgaaaaatttgtatctatgcaaaaattcaataaaaaacatttttttgacatatttttcaataaagtattccatgaatttttaattgtcaaaagttataaatatttttgaaaaataagcaaatagcttgaacgaaattatattatatcgcatcataacatttttaattctatgtataaatttcaaaataatcaaaaaaaccttctcctgtaaaatttttgttttgtcgcttacgataatttggcgctaagggctcgatatgtagatcaaaaatcgaggttgtcctggttttttccttatatctcagccatttgtggaccgattttgctgattttatttGGGGGTTGTTTTgggtatattcggctgtgcctaatcttatatacccttcaccaaattataccttaaaataaaatttttaaatatttttaggtaaataaaacttaaattttttttcaaaatagttttcataatttttaaaaaaaattcgggcaaaaaaatatttttcccgattttgacccatgtgtacgccgttgcaaagacctttgaaatatatattattagACTGTCTATATTTAtaacttaataatccagataagtatatatcaaaaattggtaaaaaaaaatcgaacttGTCTGAAAAGTTAATAGCATAACAAATTTACGAGAATGATACAAGAAATATCCAGCAATCATTGGTTGACTAGATTTTTTAGATTCTGTGCCATTACAAATTAATGGAAACAGGAACTGGCGAACTATCGAGGATAGATTTTTTTCTGGACAGCGTCAACTTTAATGAAATTGAACTCTTTCAATAATAGTAAATAAACTAGAGGTATGGCGATTATATTAATCTATGAAGAAAGAATGGTTGTGTCGACTtcttttatatccttcaccacgagtggcaaggttatataaagtttgtcattccatttgcaatttctaaatttttcatttgcgtcgCCATAGAAGGGGATGTTTACTATTAAATACACTTCCAATCGGAGACCCATTACGATACCGTGAccccttaaaatatttatgtatattctgaatcgttatataTATCGGAATCAA
This genomic window contains:
- the LOC135953479 gene encoding putative phosphatidate phosphatase, yielding MCSNPNTRLLMRLVIDVLLLTSVYCVALVILPQIMKTQQRGFFCGDETLLYPYKSETLLKRLHITILVIAIPAALILCIEMLRVAFPANKTTSTATSLVPKSPQQYVFVGVRVPTFVSECYNTMGVYLFGLALVLIVTTVTKGFTGRLAPYFYEVCQPIINSNETACTANEHFGSYIENYTCGSLTSSTHLLTVMRQSFPSAHASTTAYAMLFLTIYFQARLQTGWLQLWRTLLQITCMMVSLLVSFERLISYRHHWTDVLAGLIIGYSMAAFMTHLVSQFFKKVPVKVRRIREDASNIYGYYTVMPRPRYY